In Denitratisoma sp. DHT3, one DNA window encodes the following:
- a CDS encoding helix-turn-helix transcriptional regulator codes for MSKPIQVKRLIRREELLRLIPLSDSAIYRLEKSGGFPNRFHLTPRCVVWDLDEVESWIQERRTALIQSQLSPDVQKRKFRPVRKQA; via the coding sequence ATGAGCAAACCAATTCAGGTCAAGCGCTTGATCAGACGCGAAGAACTACTTCGTCTCATCCCGCTTTCCGACTCGGCAATTTACAGACTCGAAAAGTCGGGAGGCTTTCCGAATAGATTCCATCTGACGCCACGCTGTGTTGTATGGGACCTTGACGAAGTGGAGAGCTGGATCCAAGAAAGACGCACAGCCCTCATCCAATCACAGCTTTCCCCGGATGTCCAAAAACGCAAATTCAGACCTGTCCGAAAACAGGCCTGA